ACCATGATCCCCATGCCGAGGACCGCGAACAGGACCAGCACGGGGTATTCCGCGCGCATTGCGTCCCAGCGTTCGAAGAACTTGGGAGCGACCATCAGGCTGGCTATCGCTGCGGCATAGATCAACATCTTGGCGAAGGCGGAGAACGCATCGACGCGCATCTGGCCGTCGAACGCCGAAGCGCTAGCTGTTTCGCCGCAAAGGACCGGGATCGTCAGTGCGGCAGCAGCGGCGATGATGATCACTGCGCCCACGCTGATCGCGCGACTGGCCTTGTCGCCCATCCACGCCGCGCACAGCAGGAGCAACAGACCGCCGACCGAGAGGACGATTTCAGGTGCAATGAGCGAAAGGGAAGCCGAATAGTCCATCAGTGGCCCTCCCCTTCTGCGGCGCTTTCATGCGCAATGGCGTTGGCCGGGTGCGTCCGGCGCTGCTCGGCAGTCGGCGCGGCCAGCATCGAGTCGCCCTTGGGTGCCGCTATCGACACGCGCGCGTCGAGCGCCTGGATGTCCGCCCGCATCGGCGCGAGGAAACTTTCGGGATAGACGCCCATCCACAGCACCGCGAGTGCGATGGGGAGCAGCATGGCCCATTCGCGCCAGTTGAGGTCGGGCATCGCGGCAGCGTCAGGGTTCTTCTGCTCGCCGAACGCGACGCGGCGATAGAGGTAGAGCATGTAGGCTGCGCCCAGGATGATGCCGGTCGTGCAAACCAGCGTGACGGTGGTTGAGACCTGGTAGGTCCCGGCAAGGCTCAGGAACTCGCCGACGAATCCGCTGGTGCCAGGCAAACCGATGCTGGCCATCGTGAACAGCATGAAGAACAGCGCGTACTTGGGCATATTGATCGACAGGCCGCCGTAGCGGTCGATCTCGCGGGTGTGCAGCCGATCGTAGATGACCCCGACGCACAGGAACAGCGCGCCCGAAACGAGGCCGTGGCTCAGCATCACGATCATTGCCCCTTCGAGGCCCTGCACGTTGAACGCGAACAGGCCGATGGTGACGATTGCCATGTGCGCGACCGACGAATAGGCGATCAGCTTCTTCATGTCCTGCTGCACCAGTGCGACCAGCGAGGTGTAAACCACCGCGACCATGCTGAGCGCGAAGATCAACCACATCAGCTGTGCGCTCGCCTCCGGGAACATCGGCAGGCTGAAGCGAATGAAGCCGTAACCGCCCATCTTGAGCAGTACGCCTGCCAGGATCACCGAACCGGCGGTTGGTGCCTGCACGTGCGCATCGGGCAACCAGGTGTGGACTGGCCACATCGGCATCTTCACCGCGAAGCTGGCGAAGAATGCCAGGAACAGCCACGTTTGCGCCTTTGGCGGGAAATCGTACTGCATCAGCGTGGGAATGTCGGTCGTGCCAGCGGTGTGGATCATCCACAGCATCGCGATCAGCATCAGCACCGAGCCCAGCAGCGTGTAGAGGAAGAACTTGTAGCTCGCGTAAATCCGGTTGGCTCCGCCCCAGATTCCGATGATCAGGTACATCGGGATCAGCCCGGCTTCGAAGAAGATGTAGAATAGTAGCAGGTCCTGCGCGGCGAATACGCCGATCATCAGCAGTTCCATGATCAGGAACGCGGCCATGTATTCGCCGACCCGCTTCTGGATCGATTCCCAGCTGGCGAGGATGCAGATCGGCATCAGGAACACAGTGAGCATGGTCAGCATCAACGCGATGCCATCGATGCCCAGCGCGTAGGAGAACCCGGCGAACAGCGCGTGGCTTTCCTGGAACTGCCACTGCGGGCCGCCGATGTCGAAATTGGCCCACAGCAGCACGCCCAGCGCGAAATCGACCAGCGTAGCCACCAGAGCGATCATGCGCGCGGCCTTCGCCTCGACCATGAAACAGGCGATCGCACCGACCAGCGGCACCAGCAGCATCAGCGAAAGGATCGGGAAACCGGTCATCCTACCATCACCCACGAAATGGCGACGAGAACGCCGATAAGCATGACAAGCGCATAACTGTAGAGATACCCGGACTGGATTTTCTTCGCGGCCACGGTGCCTTGTGCGACGACCCACGCCGCGCCGTCTGGCCCGAACCGGTCGATGATCCCGACGTCACCTTTCTTCCAGAACAGGCGGCCGATCCAGAACGCGGGGCGGACGAACACGACGTTGTAAAGCTCGTCGAAATACCACTTGTTGTAGACGAAGGTGTAGATCGGGCCGAGCTGCTGAGCGGCACGTGCGGGCATGCCCTTGTCACGGACATAGCCCTGATATGCGATCAGGAAGCCGATGATCATCACTACCGTCGCAGCCAGCTTCGCCCATTCCGGAATGCCGTGCATTGCGTGCATCAGCCCTTCGTTGAACGCGACCGAACCGCTCCAGAATTCGGCGCTTTCGACGAATTGCGGGTAGAACACGAGGCCTGCAAACACCGCGCCGACGCTCAGCAGCACCAGCGGGATAAGCATCGACAGCGGGCTTTCGTGCGGGTGATAGCCGCCGGTGGTGTCTTCGCCAGCCTGTTCGGGGGTCTTGTGGACCGAGTGCTGGATGTGTTCGCTCTCGATCCAGCGCGGCTTGCCGAAGAAGGTCAGGAACACCAGCCGCCACGAATAGAAGCTGGTCAGCAGCGCAGCGATCACGCCCATCCAGAAGGCAAAGTTCGCCATGCTTGTGCCGCGCGCGAAGGCCGCTTCGATGATCGCGTCTTTCGAATAGAATCCCGCGAACCCGAACAGGCCGGGAATGCCGACCCCGGTGATCGCCAGCGTTCCTGCGGTCATCGCCCAGAAAGTGATCGGGATCTTCTTATAGAGACCGCCGTAATAGCGCATGTCCTGCTCGTGGTGCATCGCGTGGATCACGCTGCCCGCGCACAGAAACAGCAGCGCCTTGAAGAACGCGTGCGTCAGCAGGTGGAACATCGCGATGTTGTAAGCACCCACGCCGGCGGCGAAGAACATGTAGCCGAGCTGGCTGCAGGTCGAATAGGCGATCACCCGCTTGATGTCCCACTGGGTGCAGCCGATCGTTGCGGCGAACAGGCAGGTTGCCGCGCCGACGAAAGTCACGACGTTGAGCGCGAACGGCGCGGTCTCGAACATCGGCGACAGGCGGCAGACCATGAACACGCCCGCGGTCACCATCGTCGCAGCGTGGATCAGCGCGGAAACCGGGGTCGGGCCTTCCATCGCGTCGGGCAACCAGGTGTGCAGCCCCAGCTGCGCGGATTTGCCCATCGCGCCGATGAACAACAGCACGCACAGCACGTCCATCGTATCGACCCGGTGGCCGAGGAAACCGATCGTGCTGCCTGCCATGCCGGGCGCGGCGGCGAGGATTTCGGGGATCGAGACGGTGTGAAACACCAGGTAGGTGCCGAAGATGCCGAGCATGAAGCCGAGATCGCCCACACGGTTGACCACGAAGGCCTTGATCGCGGCGGCGTTGGCGCTGGGCTTCTTGAACCAGAACCCGATCAGCAGGTAGCTGGCGAGGCCCACCCCTTCCCAGCCGAAGAACATCTGCACCAGGTTGTCTGCCGTCACGAGCATCAGCATCGCGAAGGTGAACAGGCTGAGGTAAGCGAAGAACCGGGGCTGGTCCGGGTCCTCGTCCATGTATCCCCACGAATAGAGGTGAACGAGCGCGGAAACGCTGGTGACAACCACCAGCATCACAGCGGTCAGCGTATCGACACGCAGCGCCCAGTCGAAACTCAGCGTGCCCGAATGGACCCACTGCAGCACCGGCACCACGGTCTCGCCCTGCGATCCCATCAGGAAGCCAACGAAGATCGGCCAGCTGAGCGCGCACGAAACGAAAAGGAACCCGGTCGTCAGCGTCTTGACCGCGAGGTTGCCGAGCGCGCGGTTGCCGAGGCCGCCGACGATTGCCGCGAGCAGCGGCAGGAACACGATGAACAGGATCGGGTGCAACGGGCTATCCCTTCATCCGGTTGACGTCGTCGACCGCGATCGTGCCGCGGCCGCGGAAGTAGATCACGAGGATCGCGAGGCCGATTGCCGCTTCGCCCGCTGCCACGGTCAGCACGAACATCGCGAAGATCTGCCCCGTCAGGTCGTGCAGGAAGGCGCTGAACGCCACGAGGTTGATGTTTACCGCGAGCAGGATCAGCTCGATCGCCATCAGGATCACGATCACGTTCTTGCGGTTGAGGAAGATCCCCAACACGCCGAGCACGAACAGGATCGCGCCGACAGTGAGGTATTGCGTCAGGCCGATCACAGCTGGACCCCCTTGCCCACTTCGGGCCGCGTGTTGACGGTTGCTTCGTCCGGGCGACGGCGAACTTGCTTGGAGATGTTCTGCCCGCGCGAATCCTTGCGTTCGCGATGGGTCAGCACAATCGCGCCGATCATCGCGACGAGCAGAATGATGCCTGCGCTTTCGAACAGGAACAGGTACTTGCCATACAGCACCGCGCCGATCGCGGCGATGTTGCTGACGCCTTCGGCCGGCGGTGAGGCTGCCGCGGCGGTGTGCTTCAGGTCCAGCGCGCCTGCACTATAGACCGTGATGCCGAGCACCAGTTCGGCCGCAAGCACGATGGCGATGGCAATGCCGAGCGGGAAATTCTTCACGAACCCGGCGCGCAGTTCGGAGAAATCGATGTCGAGCATCATCACCACGAACAGGAACAGCACCGCGACCGCGCCGACGTAGACGATCACCAGCAGCATCGCGATGAACTCGGCGCCGACCAGCACCATCAGCCCGGCGGCGTTAAAGAACGCGAGGATCAGCCACAGCACCGAATGGACCGGGTTGCGGCTCATGATCACGAACACTGCCGAAAGGATCGTGAGCGTGGCGAAAAGATAGAAGGAAAGGACCTGGATCATCGTGCGAACCTCCGTTCGCCTCGAGCGAAGTCGAGAGGGCGAGCACAAAGTGTCTCGACTGCGCTCGACACGAACGGGCATTTGGAGAGGCTGGAAATCACGTCGCGGCCCCTATCGATACGGCGCATCGGCTTCAAGGTTCGCGGCGATCGCCCGCTCCCACTTGTCCCCGTTGGCCAGCAGTTTCGCCTTGTCGTAGAGCAGTTCCTCGCGCGTTTCGGTCGCGTATTCGAAGTTCGGCCCTTCGACGATCGCATCCACCGGGCAGGCTTCCTGGCAGAAGCCGCAATAGATGCACTTGGTCATGTCGATGTCGTAGCGGGTGGTGCGGCGGCTGCCGTCCTCGCGCGGTTCCGCCTCGATAGTGATCGCCTGCGCCGGGCAGATCGCTTCGCACAGCTTGCACGCGATGCAGCGTTCCTCGCCGTTGGGATAGCGCCGCAGCGCGTGTTCGCCGCGGAAACGCGGGGAAAGAGGGTTCTTCTCGAACGGATAGTTGATCGTCGCCTTGGGCTTGAAGAAGTACTTCAGCGTGAGGGCATGCGCCTTCACGAACTCCCACAGCGTGAACGACTTGACGAGCTGGGCGACGGTCATGCGACGCCTCCGTAACGGGTAAACATCAGCCAACCGCTCACCAGCACCACGAACAGCAGGCTCATCGGCAGGAACACCTTCCAGCCGAGGCGCATGAGCTGGTCGTAGCGGTAGCGCGGCACGGTCGCCTTTACCCAGCTGAAGATGAAGAAGAAAAACAGGATCTTGGCGAGCAGCCAAACAAATCCGGGAATGACAATGTTCGGGAAGATGCCGAGGAATGGGATGTCCATTATCGGCAGGTAGCCGCCGAAAAACAGCACCGCGTTCAAGGTGCACATCAGCAGCACGTTGGCGTATTCGCCCAGCCAGTAGAGCGCGAAGGCCATGCTGGAGTATTCGGTCTGGTACCCGGCGACGAGTTCGCTCTCGGCCTCGGTCAGGTCGAACGGCGCGCGGGCGGTTTCGGCCATGCCGGAGATCAGGAACAGCACCCACATCGGGAACAGCAGCGGGTTGAACACGAACCCGTTGAGCAGCCACACGTGGTCCTTCTGCGCCTGCACGATCTCGTTCAGGTTGAACGAGCCGGCCCACAGCACCACGCAGATCAGGATGAACCCGATCGAGACTTCGTAGGAAATCATCTGCGCGGCGGCGCGCATGGCGGAGAAGAACGGATACTTCGAGTTCGACGCCCAGC
Above is a window of Tsuneonella mangrovi DNA encoding:
- a CDS encoding NADH-quinone oxidoreductase subunit M, with protein sequence MTGFPILSLMLLVPLVGAIACFMVEAKAARMIALVATLVDFALGVLLWANFDIGGPQWQFQESHALFAGFSYALGIDGIALMLTMLTVFLMPICILASWESIQKRVGEYMAAFLIMELLMIGVFAAQDLLLFYIFFEAGLIPMYLIIGIWGGANRIYASYKFFLYTLLGSVLMLIAMLWMIHTAGTTDIPTLMQYDFPPKAQTWLFLAFFASFAVKMPMWPVHTWLPDAHVQAPTAGSVILAGVLLKMGGYGFIRFSLPMFPEASAQLMWLIFALSMVAVVYTSLVALVQQDMKKLIAYSSVAHMAIVTIGLFAFNVQGLEGAMIVMLSHGLVSGALFLCVGVIYDRLHTREIDRYGGLSINMPKYALFFMLFTMASIGLPGTSGFVGEFLSLAGTYQVSTTVTLVCTTGIILGAAYMLYLYRRVAFGEQKNPDAAAMPDLNWREWAMLLPIALAVLWMGVYPESFLAPMRADIQALDARVSIAAPKGDSMLAAPTAEQRRTHPANAIAHESAAEGEGH
- the nuoL gene encoding NADH-quinone oxidoreductase subunit L — its product is MHPILFIVFLPLLAAIVGGLGNRALGNLAVKTLTTGFLFVSCALSWPIFVGFLMGSQGETVVPVLQWVHSGTLSFDWALRVDTLTAVMLVVVTSVSALVHLYSWGYMDEDPDQPRFFAYLSLFTFAMLMLVTADNLVQMFFGWEGVGLASYLLIGFWFKKPSANAAAIKAFVVNRVGDLGFMLGIFGTYLVFHTVSIPEILAAAPGMAGSTIGFLGHRVDTMDVLCVLLFIGAMGKSAQLGLHTWLPDAMEGPTPVSALIHAATMVTAGVFMVCRLSPMFETAPFALNVVTFVGAATCLFAATIGCTQWDIKRVIAYSTCSQLGYMFFAAGVGAYNIAMFHLLTHAFFKALLFLCAGSVIHAMHHEQDMRYYGGLYKKIPITFWAMTAGTLAITGVGIPGLFGFAGFYSKDAIIEAAFARGTSMANFAFWMGVIAALLTSFYSWRLVFLTFFGKPRWIESEHIQHSVHKTPEQAGEDTTGGYHPHESPLSMLIPLVLLSVGAVFAGLVFYPQFVESAEFWSGSVAFNEGLMHAMHGIPEWAKLAATVVMIIGFLIAYQGYVRDKGMPARAAQQLGPIYTFVYNKWYFDELYNVVFVRPAFWIGRLFWKKGDVGIIDRFGPDGAAWVVAQGTVAAKKIQSGYLYSYALVMLIGVLVAISWVMVG
- the nuoK gene encoding NADH-quinone oxidoreductase subunit NuoK; this encodes MIGLTQYLTVGAILFVLGVLGIFLNRKNVIVILMAIELILLAVNINLVAFSAFLHDLTGQIFAMFVLTVAAGEAAIGLAILVIYFRGRGTIAVDDVNRMKG
- a CDS encoding NADH-quinone oxidoreductase subunit J; protein product: MIQVLSFYLFATLTILSAVFVIMSRNPVHSVLWLILAFFNAAGLMVLVGAEFIAMLLVIVYVGAVAVLFLFVVMMLDIDFSELRAGFVKNFPLGIAIAIVLAAELVLGITVYSAGALDLKHTAAAASPPAEGVSNIAAIGAVLYGKYLFLFESAGIILLVAMIGAIVLTHRERKDSRGQNISKQVRRRPDEATVNTRPEVGKGVQL
- the nuoI gene encoding NADH-quinone oxidoreductase subunit NuoI, with amino-acid sequence MTVAQLVKSFTLWEFVKAHALTLKYFFKPKATINYPFEKNPLSPRFRGEHALRRYPNGEERCIACKLCEAICPAQAITIEAEPREDGSRRTTRYDIDMTKCIYCGFCQEACPVDAIVEGPNFEYATETREELLYDKAKLLANGDKWERAIAANLEADAPYR
- the nuoH gene encoding NADH-quinone oxidoreductase subunit NuoH translates to MTEFFEFLGMPYDWAWFVATICGILLIALPLMLGVAMIIYADRKIWAAMALRKGPNVVGPWGLLQSFADGLKVFLQETIIPSAANKGLFLIAPIITFTVALMAWAVIPFNSGAILANINVGLLYVLAISSLGVYGVVIAGWASNSKYPFFSAMRAAAQMISYEVSIGFILICVVLWAGSFNLNEIVQAQKDHVWLLNGFVFNPLLFPMWVLFLISGMAETARAPFDLTEAESELVAGYQTEYSSMAFALYWLGEYANVLLMCTLNAVLFFGGYLPIMDIPFLGIFPNIVIPGFVWLLAKILFFFFIFSWVKATVPRYRYDQLMRLGWKVFLPMSLLFVVLVSGWLMFTRYGGVA